Sequence from the Actinocatenispora sera genome:
CGACGCCGCGGCGCAGACGCTGACCTGCACCGAGTGCCACCGGGTCTTCGACGTGGTGGACGGCATTCCGGTGCTGCTGCTGGACGAGGCGCACGGCGGCCCGGCCGAGTCCGAGTCGTGACCGCGCAGCCTGGTCGCACCCCGCGCCGGCGGCCGTCCGCCGCGGCGCGCACGGCGGAGGTGGCGGCATGACCGAGCCCGGTACCGAAGGCGTCAGCGGGCACCGCGACATCGACGAGGCGCTGCTGGACGACCCGGCCCGCATCGACGCCGCGGACCCCGGCTTCATGCTGCGGGCCATCGCGTCCGGCGGGCCGCAGATCCGGGAGGCGATGTCGCTCGCGGCCGAGGCCGACCTGGCGTCGCTGGCCGACGAGGGCCGGCCGCGATCGCTGGTGGTGGCCGGTGCCGGCACCGCGGCGCGGACCGGTGACGTGCTGGCCGCGGTGGCCGGGCCGCGCTGCCCGGTACCGGTGGTCGCGCACCGCAGCGCCGGCGTGCCCGGCTGGGTCGGCGCCGCCGACACCGTACTGGCGGTGTCCGCGTCCGGCCGCAGCCCGGAGGCGCTGGCGGCGGCCGAGGCGGCGGCGCGGCGCGGGGCCCGGCTGGTGGCGATCGGTGCGCCCGGCTCCGAGCTGGCCGCGCTGGCCGAGCGGGCCCGGGCGCCGTTCATCCCGGTACCGCGGCGGGCGCCGGCGCGCGCCAGCCTGTGGGCGCTGACCGTACCGGTGCTGCTGGCCGGGCGGGCGCTGGGGTTGCTGCGGATGGCGGAGGCGGACCTGGCCGAGGCGGCGACCCGGCTGGACGACGACGCCGAGCGCTGCAAGGTCGGCAACGACGCGTTCACCAACCCGGCGAAGGCGCTCGCACTGGACCTGGCCAACTCGCTGCCGGTGGTGTGGGGCTCCACCCCGCTCGCGGCGGTGGCCGCCGGCCGGTTCGCCGAGATGCTGGCCGCGAACGCGCGGTACCCGTCGGTGGCGGACTCGCTGCTGGAGGCCGGTCGCGGCAGCGTCGGGCTGCTGGACGGGGTGTTCGGCGCGCTGGCCGAGTCGCAGCGCGACATCTTCGCCGACGAGCCGGAGGAGGGTGGCACCCGGCTTCGGCTGGTGATCCTGCGCGACGACGGTTTCGAGTCGGGTACCCCGGCGGAGGACAACGACGGGGACGAGCCGCCGGCGGTGGAGAGCCGCCGCGCGGAGGCGGTGCAGTCGATGGCGGAGCGGCGCGGGGTGCGCTGCACGGTGCTGCGGGCCGACGGCGCGTCACCGCTGGAGCGGCTGGCGTCGCTGACCGCGGTGCCCGACTTCGCCTCGGTCTACCTGGCGCTGGCGCACGGGTTCGACCCGATGGCGGTACCGGCGGTGTCGGAGATGAAGGACTTCGTCACGCCATGATTCGTCACCCGATGAGAGGCAGATCGTGAGCTCGTCCGGCGGTACCAAGGCGGTGTTGGCGGCGCTGGGCGCCAACCTGGGCATCGCGGTGGTGAAGTTCCTCGCGTTCCTGCTGACCCAGTCGTCGTCGATGCTGGCCGAGTCGATCCACTCGGTGGCGGACTCGGGCAACCAGGTGTTGCTGCTGATCGGCGGTAAGCGGGCGCGGCGCAACCCGGACCCGGAGCACCCGTTCGGCTACGGCCGGGAGCGCTACATCTACGGGTTCATCGTGGCGATCGTGCTGTTCGCGGTCGGTGGCCTGTTCGCGCTGTACGAGGGCTACCACAAGGTGATCCATCCGGAGGCGATCCACTCCTGGCAGTGGGTGCCGATCGTGGTGCTGGTGGTCAGCATCGCGCTGGAGGGCAACTCCTTCCGTACCGCGCTCAAGGAGTCGGCGACCGAGCGGCGCAAGGTCGGCTTCCTCGGCTACATCCGGCGGGCGAAGAACCCGGAGCTGCCGGTGGTGCTGCTGGAGGACTCGGCGGCGCTGCTGGGCCTGGTCTTCGCGCTGTTCGGGGTCGGGCTGACGCTGCTGACCGGCAACGGCGTGTTCGACGGCATCGGTACCCTCGCGATCGGCGCACTGCTGGTGTGTGTCGCCGCGACGCTGGCGGTGGAGACCAAGAGCCTGCTGCTGGGCGAGTCGGCGACCGTGGCGAACGTGCGGGCGATCGAGACGGCGGTGCTGGACGGGCCGGAGGCCGAGCGCATCATCCACATGCGCACGATGCACCTCGGCCCGGAGGAGTTGCTGGTCGCGGTCAAGGTGGCGGTGCACCACGACGACACGGCGCAGGAGGTGGCCCGCGGCATCGACGCGATCGAGGCGCGGATCCGCGCCGCGGTGCCGATCGCGCACGTCATCTACATCGAGCCGGACCTGTACCGGGCGGCTGCCGCGAAGCAGCAGAAACAGTCCTGACGCCGGCGGCGTCGATACAGGTTCTGACGCCGGCGGCGTCGATACAGGTTCTGACGCCGGCGGCGAGGCGGGCGCGATGCCAACGGTGTCGGTGGAGGGGGAGCGGACATGCGTGCACTGACCGGGCGGATCCAGCCGTACGCGTGGGGGTCGCGGGTCGCGATCGCGGCGATCCAGGGCCGGCCGGTGCCGTCCGAGACGCCGGAGGCGGAGCTCTGGCTCGGTGCGCACCCGGCTGCACCGTCCACAGTAGACGGTGGAGGGACGCTGGCCGACCTGATCGCCGCCGATCCGGCCGCGACGCTCGGGCCGGCACAGCGCTTCGGCCGGCTGCCGTTCCTGCTCAAGCTGCTCGCCGCGGACCAGCCGCTGTCGCTGCAGGTGCACCCGGACGCGGCCCAGGCGCGCGCCGGCTTCGACGCCGAGAACGCCGCCGGCGTACCGCTCTCCGCGCCGGAGCGCAACTACTCCGATCCGTACCACAAGCCGGAGATGATCGTCGCGCTGACCGACTTCGACGCGCTGTGCGGGTTCGCGCCGCCGCAGCGGTCGGCGGACCTGCTCGCCGGGCTGGCCGTACCGGAGCTGGACCCGGTGGTGGCGGCGCTGCGGTCGGAGCGGGCGGCGGACGGGATCCGGGCCGCGGTCGCCGCGTTGCTCGCGGTGCCGGTGCGCACCGTCGAGACGGCGGTCCGTGCCGCCGCCGCGGGCGGCGACCGGGCGCCCGGGTACCGGCTGATGGTGGAGCTGGCGCGCCGGCACCCGGGTGATCCCGGCGTGCTGGTCGCGGTGCTGCTCAACCAGGTGCGGCTGCGGCCGGGGCAGGCGCTGTACGCGCCGGCCGGCTGCCTGCACGCCTACCTCGACGGGGTCGGCGTCGAGCTGATGGCGGCCAGCGACAACGTGTTGCGCGGCGGGCTGACCCCCAAGCACGTCGACGTGCCCGAACTGCAGCGGCTGCTGCGGTACGAACCGGCGCCGCCACCGATCGCCGACCCGGTGCCGGTCGCCGGCGGGCTGGAGAGCTACCCGCAACTGCTGCCCGGGGTGGCGGAGTTCGCGCTGTCGGTGGCGCGGGTCGGCGGCCCGCACCGCCGGGTC
This genomic interval carries:
- a CDS encoding Trm112 family protein gives rise to the protein MSETTPAVLDDDLLSILACPDEHHAPLTYDAAAQTLTCTECHRVFDVVDGIPVLLLDEAHGGPAESES
- a CDS encoding SIS domain-containing protein, producing the protein MTEPGTEGVSGHRDIDEALLDDPARIDAADPGFMLRAIASGGPQIREAMSLAAEADLASLADEGRPRSLVVAGAGTAARTGDVLAAVAGPRCPVPVVAHRSAGVPGWVGAADTVLAVSASGRSPEALAAAEAAARRGARLVAIGAPGSELAALAERARAPFIPVPRRAPARASLWALTVPVLLAGRALGLLRMAEADLAEAATRLDDDAERCKVGNDAFTNPAKALALDLANSLPVVWGSTPLAAVAAGRFAEMLAANARYPSVADSLLEAGRGSVGLLDGVFGALAESQRDIFADEPEEGGTRLRLVILRDDGFESGTPAEDNDGDEPPAVESRRAEAVQSMAERRGVRCTVLRADGASPLERLASLTAVPDFASVYLALAHGFDPMAVPAVSEMKDFVTP
- a CDS encoding cation diffusion facilitator family transporter; protein product: MSSSGGTKAVLAALGANLGIAVVKFLAFLLTQSSSMLAESIHSVADSGNQVLLLIGGKRARRNPDPEHPFGYGRERYIYGFIVAIVLFAVGGLFALYEGYHKVIHPEAIHSWQWVPIVVLVVSIALEGNSFRTALKESATERRKVGFLGYIRRAKNPELPVVLLEDSAALLGLVFALFGVGLTLLTGNGVFDGIGTLAIGALLVCVAATLAVETKSLLLGESATVANVRAIETAVLDGPEAERIIHMRTMHLGPEELLVAVKVAVHHDDTAQEVARGIDAIEARIRAAVPIAHVIYIEPDLYRAAAAKQQKQS
- the manA gene encoding mannose-6-phosphate isomerase, class I, translating into MRALTGRIQPYAWGSRVAIAAIQGRPVPSETPEAELWLGAHPAAPSTVDGGGTLADLIAADPAATLGPAQRFGRLPFLLKLLAADQPLSLQVHPDAAQARAGFDAENAAGVPLSAPERNYSDPYHKPEMIVALTDFDALCGFAPPQRSADLLAGLAVPELDPVVAALRSERAADGIRAAVAALLAVPVRTVETAVRAAAAGGDRAPGYRLMVELARRHPGDPGVLVAVLLNQVRLRPGQALYAPAGCLHAYLDGVGVELMAASDNVLRGGLTPKHVDVPELQRLLRYEPAPPPIADPVPVAGGLESYPQLLPGVAEFALSVARVGGPHRRVELAATGPRVLFCVHGRVIANDGAGELSLGPGEAAFVPADRRAVRLSGYGELFQATTA